A window of the Cystobacter fuscus genome harbors these coding sequences:
- a CDS encoding MerR family transcriptional regulator gives MNIGELSRLSGASARSIRHYEKAGLLVSSRRSNGYREFGPDAVLRVQHIARMIRLGFSLEEIATFSPCMFRSESTAICPDALAAHQEKLADIERQIAELESRRARLIETLSHAAPASIPWRRVVSAKRG, from the coding sequence ATGAACATCGGAGAGCTTTCCAGACTGTCGGGTGCGAGCGCGCGCTCGATCCGCCACTACGAGAAGGCGGGGCTGCTCGTCTCGAGCCGCCGGAGCAATGGCTACCGGGAGTTCGGTCCCGACGCCGTGCTCCGGGTCCAGCACATCGCCCGCATGATCCGTCTGGGTTTCTCCCTCGAGGAAATAGCCACCTTCTCCCCGTGCATGTTCCGGAGCGAGTCGACCGCCATCTGCCCGGACGCCCTCGCCGCGCACCAGGAGAAGCTCGCCGACATCGAGCGTCAGATCGCCGAGCTGGAGTCCCGCCGCGCCCGGCTCATCGAAACGCTCTCACACGCGGCCCCCGCCAGCATCCCCTGGCGAAGGGTCGTCTCCGCCAAACGAGGATGA
- a CDS encoding type VI secretion system Vgr family protein — MSTINERLHQMAQVASTATQLARDLEGGDVVGNAISGVLSMLGGGHPLSDVRYSFSSSVESGAAWHVRRVHTREALSELYAATIELVFEEPAVDVDTLLGSSCTLRLERVTLSRQIQGIARHVEDLGTLADKRMVRVYIVPALWELSQRIDSYIFQEMTVPEVLQDVLTEGLTPFKRQVRLSLQRVYPKREYCVQYAESDLDFVLRLMKEEGIAFYFEHVGEAEELVLVDANAPFQPCQTMDGGPVWIANQAGGLARMETLRGLEWSTSLRPTGVVVRDFDWTRPKLDLTKDARAKEESGREAYLYPAELSLSGYDTGNVRYTQDDAAVRARLLREGQQQGQKKGRGRGNVTGFCPGLTFELRGHARAELDQTYLLTRVEHLGEAPEEQPLFSLEGSGGEAKPERYENRFECIPLSVPFRPEYALVRSRVPGLQTALVVGPPGEEIHTDPHGRIKVKFHWDRVGQADEKASCWVRVAQSWAGAGFGMFSIPRVGMEVVIDFLEGNPDRPLVIGCVYNGANPPPTNLPEERTRSTLRTQSSPGGSGYNELRFEDAKGQEQVFLHAQKDQLRVVEHDDTTQVKNDQATTVDNNQTNTVKVNQTESVGGDQSLTVSGSRTKTVKKDETVTVEQSRTETVNVNETVTIHGERSLTVDGKETYSVGGTRAKTVTGKETVTLEAGRQTTVTTNDVLSVSAERLVTADVKHQTTQGPTTFTFEGGHVELNAGSYIKLVHGVGVVTIEDSGKISVDSGTEIKLSCGGCSIKLTPTKIEILGAVEVCLAGGAGTVKLDMAGAAVSGPKVSSSAAALNEVTGAIVKIN, encoded by the coding sequence ATGTCCACCATCAACGAGCGTCTGCATCAGATGGCGCAGGTCGCGTCCACGGCCACCCAGCTCGCCAGGGACCTTGAGGGGGGAGATGTCGTCGGCAATGCCATCTCGGGTGTGCTCTCGATGCTGGGGGGCGGCCATCCGCTGTCCGACGTGCGCTACTCGTTCAGCTCCTCGGTCGAGTCGGGGGCTGCCTGGCACGTGCGGCGGGTCCACACACGGGAGGCTCTGTCCGAGCTCTACGCGGCCACCATCGAGCTGGTGTTCGAGGAGCCCGCGGTGGATGTCGACACGCTGCTCGGCTCCTCGTGCACGCTGCGCCTGGAGCGTGTCACGCTCTCGCGCCAGATTCAGGGCATCGCACGCCACGTGGAGGACCTGGGCACCCTGGCCGACAAGCGCATGGTGCGCGTCTACATCGTCCCGGCCCTGTGGGAGCTCTCCCAGCGCATCGACTCGTACATCTTCCAGGAGATGACGGTGCCAGAGGTGCTCCAGGATGTGCTCACCGAGGGGCTCACCCCGTTCAAGCGTCAGGTGCGCCTGTCGCTCCAGCGCGTGTACCCCAAGCGCGAGTACTGCGTGCAGTACGCCGAGTCGGACCTGGATTTCGTGCTGCGGCTGATGAAGGAGGAGGGCATCGCCTTCTACTTCGAGCATGTGGGAGAGGCCGAGGAGCTCGTCCTGGTGGATGCCAACGCGCCCTTCCAGCCGTGCCAGACGATGGACGGTGGCCCCGTGTGGATCGCGAATCAGGCGGGCGGCCTCGCGCGGATGGAGACGCTCCGAGGGCTGGAGTGGTCCACCTCGCTGCGCCCGACGGGCGTGGTGGTGCGCGACTTCGACTGGACGCGGCCGAAGTTGGACCTGACGAAGGACGCGCGGGCGAAGGAGGAGAGCGGGCGCGAGGCGTACCTCTACCCGGCGGAACTCAGCCTGTCGGGCTACGACACGGGCAACGTCCGCTACACCCAGGACGACGCGGCTGTCCGGGCCCGTCTGCTGCGCGAGGGGCAGCAGCAGGGCCAGAAGAAGGGCCGAGGCCGCGGCAATGTGACGGGTTTCTGTCCGGGACTCACCTTCGAGCTGCGGGGTCACGCACGCGCCGAACTGGACCAGACCTATCTGCTCACCCGCGTCGAACACCTGGGTGAGGCGCCCGAGGAGCAGCCCCTGTTCTCCCTGGAGGGCTCGGGTGGAGAGGCGAAGCCGGAGCGGTACGAGAACCGCTTCGAGTGCATTCCCCTGTCCGTGCCCTTCCGGCCGGAGTATGCGCTGGTGCGCAGCCGCGTCCCCGGTCTGCAGACGGCCCTGGTGGTGGGCCCCCCGGGAGAGGAAATCCACACCGACCCGCATGGCCGCATCAAGGTGAAGTTCCACTGGGACCGGGTGGGCCAGGCGGACGAGAAGGCCTCGTGCTGGGTGCGCGTGGCTCAGTCCTGGGCGGGAGCCGGCTTCGGCATGTTCTCCATTCCCCGTGTGGGCATGGAGGTCGTCATCGACTTCCTGGAAGGCAACCCGGACCGCCCCCTGGTCATCGGCTGCGTCTACAACGGCGCCAACCCGCCCCCCACGAATCTGCCCGAGGAGCGCACCCGCAGCACGCTGCGCACCCAGAGCTCGCCGGGGGGCAGCGGCTACAACGAGCTGCGCTTCGAGGACGCCAAGGGCCAGGAGCAGGTGTTCCTCCACGCCCAGAAGGACCAGCTGCGGGTGGTGGAGCACGACGACACCACGCAGGTGAAGAATGACCAGGCCACCACGGTGGACAACAACCAGACCAACACCGTGAAGGTCAATCAGACCGAGAGCGTGGGCGGAGACCAGTCCCTGACCGTCTCGGGCAGCCGCACCAAGACGGTGAAGAAGGACGAGACGGTGACGGTGGAGCAGAGTCGCACCGAGACGGTGAACGTCAACGAGACCGTCACCATTCACGGCGAGCGCAGCCTCACGGTGGATGGCAAGGAGACGTACTCGGTGGGCGGCACGCGCGCCAAGACGGTGACGGGCAAGGAGACCGTCACGCTGGAGGCCGGCCGGCAGACCACCGTCACCACCAACGACGTGCTCTCCGTGAGCGCCGAGCGGCTGGTCACCGCTGACGTGAAGCACCAGACTACTCAGGGCCCCACCACCTTCACCTTCGAGGGCGGACACGTGGAGCTGAACGCGGGCAGCTACATCAAGCTCGTCCACGGCGTGGGCGTGGTGACCATCGAGGACAGTGGGAAGATCTCGGTGGATTCGGGCACCGAGATCAAGCTGAGCTGCGGCGGCTGCTCCATCAAGCTCACGCCCACGAAGATCGAGATCCTCGGCGCGGTGGAGGTCTGCCTCGCGGGGGGCGCCGGCACGGTGAAGCTGGATATGGCTGGGGCGGCGGTGTCCGGTCCGAAGGTGAGTTCGTCCGCGGCGGCGCTGAACGAGGTCACTGGCGCCATCGTGAAGATCAACTGA
- a CDS encoding SDR family oxidoreductase, whose product MSIQIMCSLGRLARPEELAGSVVFLASDDASYVTGSILAINDGWLWRVSRSSGMEVAKSA is encoded by the coding sequence GTGAGCATCCAGATCATGTGCTCCCTGGGTCGACTGGCCCGGCCCGAGGAACTCGCCGGATCGGTGGTGTTCCTCGCCTCCGACGATGCGTCGTACGTTACGGGCAGCATCCTCGCCATCAACGACGGCTGGCTCTGGCGCGTCTCTCGTTCCTCGGGAATGGAGGTTGCGAAGAGCGCTTGA
- a CDS encoding DUF6531 domain-containing protein → MLQSSYFDPVLGLDIHIVLMPTPAGPVPTPIPQPFVGLVFDPVGLAMGAAMGMALGSGPGLVLVNNLPVTNAGTAVTNLLTLPHLPVPGVAFAKGKPGNDAELFFGSLNVSLGGSLGVRLGDIALSCSDPVRLPTSLVLAIPKGPPVLNNPAMVPDMEGIAQRLLMAAGMKALKAAARGGARLFRTLRAAQRKSRGWSKVSGALRNVVDRIAPQRYRDRLKRVVCFVTGHPVDVATGRVFTDHIDFELPGPLPLVFERVYSSSLSWRNGSLGYGWSHSLDQSVWVERGKVIYLAEDGREVEFHTDALPGYFLPAGQSLFDATNRLTLRALGSSHWEIEMADGRVLSFTPVPSSLSHRAKLTRIRSRDGHHDIRLAYDERGLLDMVRDSADRLIGFVHDTKGRLTEVKLPLSRESGWYRYMRYVYDEHGDLMQVVDALGRSWAFEYQNHLMVQEKDRNGLSFYFQYDSIGPSARCVRTWGDGGIFDHLITYDTRNRKTLVEDSLGCTTLYELDELGMVVKVTDANGASTEYAYDATSGQLAEEKDSLGHTRATTYDSRGNALTLKGPDGVTVYLEYEARGLLVRAMDALGGVWTWAYDAEGHLVERRMPTGEKKSWGWKQGLLAWVEDSGGRRTTFEYDRQKNMSFTRASNGAVTEYEHDGLGRPVRVRDSRGGTLRCRYDALGRLLRLESPSGVLQESAYDAEGNLLEARDATRHVKLRYGHFHKMIAREEAGTSVRFTYDTEGRLTGVINEVDEAYTFTLDACGRVVEEMGFDGGVQRYERDSSGRVTKKYMPSGRTTALTYDAAGRVVKAAHSDGTCVELEYQANGALVRAKNESAVVMFERDALGRIVREIQGDFSVSSRFGIDGERALLETSLGGCMAVLRDALGHVSALHVGEESLHWVQPTVRFERDTMGMETARVLPGGVRIDWQRDMAGRPTHRRTVRRGGNDTDHPLDTRSYQWRGEDQIAAILDSVRGSTFYQHDQRGRLIAQETTGGVLHRAMDYVGNIHRSAAFDDRRYGRGGRLLEMDGTLYTHDEDGYWKEKVEEDGSRWGYLWNGAGLLSRVIRPDGSHIRFEYDAFARCTRRALVRSRDDGTDVMEEDTRFVWDGQFLVHEVPAHTAPITWYWEPGGFSPIAREQAQQLWTIASDHLGVPTEMYSERGDLVWRMQLNVYGQPSFERGTARDCPWRWPGQYEDEGARLTYNRHRFFDSQSGMYCSPDPIRLAGGTEFYAYCPDPLLEIDPLGLVRIHTEGPVAVNAYPGPLAGGVEHSPLHAHLNEGKFETRVLMEDYYKKGKLVGSAGDVYPGDPDMTKNMKKVVKKNLDELKMKTRSVFETGKC, encoded by the coding sequence ATGTTGCAAAGCTCCTACTTCGACCCTGTGCTGGGCCTCGACATCCACATCGTGCTGATGCCTACCCCCGCGGGGCCGGTGCCTACCCCCATTCCCCAGCCCTTCGTGGGATTGGTGTTCGACCCGGTGGGTCTGGCGATGGGCGCCGCCATGGGCATGGCGCTGGGAAGCGGTCCTGGCCTGGTTCTGGTGAACAATCTGCCCGTCACCAACGCGGGTACAGCCGTCACCAACCTGCTGACGCTGCCCCATCTGCCGGTGCCTGGCGTGGCCTTCGCGAAGGGGAAGCCTGGCAACGACGCGGAACTCTTCTTCGGCAGCCTGAATGTCAGCCTCGGGGGAAGCCTGGGCGTCCGCCTCGGCGACATCGCCCTGAGTTGCAGCGACCCGGTGCGTCTGCCCACCAGCCTGGTCCTGGCCATTCCCAAGGGACCACCGGTCCTCAACAACCCGGCCATGGTGCCGGACATGGAGGGCATCGCCCAGCGATTGCTGATGGCCGCTGGCATGAAGGCCCTCAAGGCGGCGGCTCGTGGCGGAGCCCGGCTCTTCCGTACGTTGAGAGCCGCCCAACGCAAGAGCCGTGGCTGGTCAAAGGTCAGCGGCGCTTTGCGCAACGTGGTGGACCGCATCGCCCCTCAGCGCTACCGCGACAGGTTGAAGCGCGTGGTGTGCTTCGTCACCGGCCACCCGGTGGACGTGGCCACCGGGCGCGTTTTCACTGACCATATCGATTTCGAGCTACCCGGCCCTCTTCCCCTCGTCTTCGAGCGCGTCTACTCCTCCTCCCTTTCCTGGCGCAACGGTTCCTTGGGATACGGATGGAGTCACTCGCTCGACCAGTCAGTCTGGGTCGAACGTGGCAAGGTCATCTACCTCGCGGAGGATGGGCGCGAGGTGGAGTTCCACACCGACGCCCTCCCCGGATACTTCCTCCCAGCGGGCCAGTCCCTCTTTGATGCCACCAACAGACTGACGCTTCGCGCACTCGGCTCTTCGCATTGGGAGATCGAGATGGCGGATGGTCGGGTGCTCTCGTTCACTCCGGTACCCAGTAGCCTCTCTCACCGCGCCAAGCTCACCCGCATCCGTAGCCGCGACGGCCATCACGATATCCGGCTGGCTTACGACGAACGGGGCCTGCTGGACATGGTGCGCGATTCTGCTGATCGGTTGATCGGCTTCGTCCATGATACCAAGGGTCGTCTGACCGAGGTGAAGCTGCCTCTCTCTCGGGAGAGTGGCTGGTACCGGTACATGCGCTACGTCTACGACGAGCATGGCGATCTGATGCAGGTAGTCGATGCGCTGGGCCGTTCGTGGGCCTTCGAGTACCAGAACCACTTGATGGTGCAGGAGAAGGACAGGAATGGCTTGTCCTTCTACTTTCAGTACGACAGCATCGGTCCTTCCGCCCGATGCGTTCGCACGTGGGGAGATGGTGGGATTTTCGATCACCTCATCACCTACGACACGCGCAACCGGAAGACGTTGGTGGAGGACAGCCTGGGCTGCACCACTCTCTATGAGTTGGATGAGCTGGGCATGGTGGTGAAGGTAACGGACGCGAACGGAGCGTCCACTGAGTACGCCTACGATGCCACTTCTGGCCAACTGGCAGAAGAAAAGGACTCTCTCGGTCACACGCGTGCCACGACGTATGATTCACGAGGAAACGCTCTCACACTCAAGGGTCCAGATGGAGTAACCGTCTATCTGGAGTATGAGGCTCGCGGCTTGCTGGTTCGCGCGATGGATGCCCTCGGGGGCGTCTGGACGTGGGCCTATGACGCCGAAGGGCACCTCGTGGAAAGGAGGATGCCTACGGGCGAGAAGAAATCGTGGGGGTGGAAGCAAGGCTTGCTGGCGTGGGTAGAAGACTCAGGCGGGCGGCGGACGACCTTTGAGTATGATCGTCAAAAAAACATGAGCTTCACGCGCGCCTCCAATGGTGCCGTCACCGAGTACGAACACGATGGGCTCGGTCGACCGGTTCGCGTCAGGGATTCTCGGGGCGGGACGTTGCGCTGCCGCTACGACGCGCTCGGACGACTACTACGCCTGGAGTCTCCTTCTGGTGTATTGCAGGAGTCGGCCTACGACGCGGAAGGTAACCTGCTTGAGGCACGAGATGCGACGCGGCACGTGAAACTCCGCTACGGCCACTTCCATAAAATGATTGCACGTGAAGAAGCGGGTACCTCGGTCCGTTTCACCTATGACACCGAGGGCCGGCTGACAGGCGTCATCAACGAAGTGGATGAGGCATATACCTTCACGCTTGACGCATGTGGGCGGGTCGTCGAGGAGATGGGATTCGACGGGGGGGTGCAGCGGTACGAGAGGGATTCCTCGGGGCGGGTGACAAAGAAGTACATGCCGAGTGGCCGAACGACAGCGCTGACTTATGATGCTGCGGGCCGTGTGGTGAAAGCCGCTCACTCGGACGGTACATGCGTGGAACTCGAATACCAGGCAAATGGTGCCCTGGTGCGAGCGAAGAACGAAAGTGCCGTGGTCATGTTCGAGCGTGACGCATTGGGACGTATTGTGCGCGAAATCCAGGGGGACTTCTCTGTCTCTTCCCGTTTCGGGATCGACGGAGAACGCGCCCTGCTGGAAACCTCACTTGGAGGGTGCATGGCAGTTCTGCGTGACGCGCTTGGGCATGTGTCTGCGTTGCACGTGGGAGAGGAGTCACTTCATTGGGTTCAGCCCACGGTGCGCTTCGAGCGGGACACAATGGGCATGGAGACGGCACGGGTGTTACCGGGCGGCGTGCGTATCGATTGGCAGCGCGACATGGCCGGTCGTCCCACCCACCGCCGGACCGTACGCCGCGGGGGAAATGACACAGATCATCCTCTGGATACGCGGTCCTATCAGTGGCGTGGCGAAGACCAGATAGCCGCCATCCTGGATTCCGTGCGTGGATCCACATTCTACCAGCATGACCAGCGAGGACGACTCATTGCTCAGGAGACGACAGGAGGAGTTCTCCACCGTGCCATGGATTACGTAGGCAACATCCATCGCTCCGCGGCGTTTGATGACCGGCGCTATGGGCGAGGAGGTCGGTTGTTGGAGATGGATGGCACGCTGTACACCCATGACGAGGATGGCTACTGGAAGGAGAAGGTGGAAGAGGATGGTTCTCGCTGGGGCTACTTGTGGAACGGCGCAGGACTCCTGTCCAGGGTGATACGGCCGGATGGATCACACATCCGCTTTGAATATGATGCGTTCGCTCGATGCACCCGACGTGCCCTCGTCCGTTCTCGTGATGATGGAACCGACGTCATGGAGGAGGACACGCGTTTCGTTTGGGATGGCCAATTCCTGGTGCATGAAGTGCCCGCTCACACCGCTCCTATTACTTGGTATTGGGAGCCAGGAGGCTTCTCGCCAATCGCCAGAGAGCAAGCACAACAGCTTTGGACCATTGCTTCCGACCATCTGGGAGTTCCTACCGAGATGTACAGCGAGCGTGGGGATCTCGTCTGGAGGATGCAATTGAATGTATATGGTCAGCCGAGCTTCGAGCGAGGAACGGCAAGGGATTGTCCCTGGAGGTGGCCGGGTCAGTATGAAGATGAAGGTGCTCGCCTTACCTACAACCGTCATCGATTCTTCGATTCGCAATCGGGGATGTACTGCTCGCCTGATCCCATCCGGCTTGCTGGAGGCACCGAGTTCTACGCATATTGTCCAGATCCTCTGCTCGAAATCGATCCACTAGGCTTGGTCCGAATTCACACGGAAGGGCCAGTCGCGGTCAATGCTTACCCGGGTCCGCTCGCTGGTGGAGTCGAGCACAGCCCGCTACACGCCCATCTCAACGAGGGTAAGTTCGAGACGCGTGTCTTGATGGAGGACTACTACAAGAAGGGGAAGTTGGTCGGCTCGGCGGGAGACGTCTACCCCGGTGATCCAGACATGACGAAGAACATGAAGAAGGTTGTCAAGAAGAACCTGGATGAACTGAAGATGAAGACACGCAGTGTATTTGAAACTGGGAAGTGTTGA
- a CDS encoding alpha/beta fold hydrolase yields MNRRDLLKSTVLTTATLSLAGSGSQAHAAPRAESKTFLLVHGAWHNSLHWGRVAQHLSGLGHRVVSIDLPGHGLNARFPSSYLSGDWAKFAEEPSPQRDLRLEECASAVVDALKTLRGASRPILVGHSMGGAVITRAGELAPELVGRLVYLSAYCPVRLKKPSAYGDLPEAKTGYGDKLFVGNPAALGAVRINPRGDAAYLEALRAAYYNDVDVQEFLPFALTLTPDLPASLWTSEVIATRERWGRIPRSYIRCTKDRAMAPALQELMIREADSFTPSNPFEQKTLESSHSPFASQPARLAELLAGLKAG; encoded by the coding sequence ATGAACCGCAGAGACCTCCTGAAGAGTACCGTGCTTACCACCGCCACCCTGTCCCTCGCTGGTTCCGGCTCCCAGGCCCACGCGGCCCCCCGGGCGGAGAGCAAGACCTTCCTCCTCGTGCACGGCGCCTGGCACAACTCCCTGCACTGGGGCCGCGTCGCGCAGCACCTCTCCGGTCTCGGCCACCGTGTGGTGTCGATCGATCTGCCGGGCCACGGCCTCAACGCCCGCTTCCCCTCCTCGTATCTCTCGGGGGATTGGGCGAAGTTCGCCGAGGAGCCCTCTCCGCAACGGGACCTCCGCCTCGAGGAGTGCGCCTCGGCGGTGGTCGACGCGCTCAAGACACTGCGAGGAGCGAGCCGGCCAATCCTCGTCGGGCACAGCATGGGCGGGGCCGTGATTACCCGGGCGGGTGAGCTCGCCCCCGAGCTGGTGGGCCGGTTGGTCTATCTGAGTGCCTATTGCCCCGTGCGGCTGAAGAAGCCGAGCGCCTATGGGGATCTGCCCGAGGCGAAGACCGGCTATGGAGACAAGCTCTTCGTGGGGAACCCGGCGGCCCTGGGGGCGGTCCGCATCAATCCGCGCGGGGATGCCGCGTACCTCGAGGCGCTGCGCGCGGCCTATTACAACGACGTGGACGTCCAGGAGTTCCTGCCCTTCGCGCTCACCCTCACACCAGACCTCCCGGCCTCCCTGTGGACGTCCGAGGTCATCGCGACGCGCGAGCGCTGGGGCCGCATCCCGCGCAGCTACATCCGTTGCACGAAGGATCGCGCCATGGCGCCCGCCCTGCAGGAGCTGATGATCCGCGAGGCGGATTCCTTCACTCCCTCGAACCCCTTCGAGCAGAAGACCCTGGAGTCGAGCCACTCGCCCTTCGCGTCGCAGCCGGCACGGCTCGCCGAGCTCCTGGCGGGCCTCAAGGCGGGGTGA
- a CDS encoding AbfB domain-containing protein, producing MARMASKRFTFFLAMAVTMTLSGCVVESGGGGHGHVDPPPPPAPSYPGCPALLGSGSSGVISLNDWRGDYASLESYIAPDFFIRHYNGSGEASRIYSDQDMDDATFRIVPGLADDRCISFEASNYRGYYLRHLGSDIVLDPDNNTLGFSEDATFCPRPGLADPHELSFESCNAPDSYINIDDYDGHTYGLYLDAEYSTAFEEDATFLLMPPW from the coding sequence ATGGCTCGCATGGCGTCCAAGCGGTTCACCTTCTTCCTGGCGATGGCGGTGACGATGACCTTGTCCGGGTGCGTCGTCGAGAGCGGCGGTGGTGGACACGGCCACGTGGACCCCCCGCCTCCTCCCGCTCCCTCGTATCCGGGATGCCCCGCGCTCCTGGGTTCGGGCAGCTCGGGAGTCATCTCCCTGAACGACTGGCGGGGCGACTACGCCTCCCTCGAGTCATACATCGCCCCGGACTTCTTCATCCGGCACTACAACGGCAGCGGGGAGGCCTCGCGCATCTACTCGGACCAGGACATGGACGACGCCACGTTCCGCATCGTCCCGGGCCTGGCGGACGACCGGTGTATCTCGTTCGAGGCCAGCAACTACCGCGGGTACTACCTGCGGCACCTCGGCTCGGACATCGTCCTGGATCCGGACAACAACACCCTGGGCTTCAGCGAGGACGCGACGTTCTGCCCGCGCCCCGGACTGGCGGATCCGCACGAGCTGAGCTTCGAGAGCTGCAACGCCCCGGACTCGTACATCAACATCGACGACTACGACGGGCACACGTATGGGCTCTACCTCGACGCGGAGTACAGTACCGCGTTCGAGGAGGACGCGACCTTCCTGCTCATGCCCCCCTGGTAG